In Prunus dulcis chromosome 2, ALMONDv2, whole genome shotgun sequence, a single genomic region encodes these proteins:
- the LOC117617795 gene encoding carotenoid 9,10(9',10')-cleavage dioxygenase 1, whose protein sequence is MAEIEDEEKQQIKSIGIVVPNPKPNKGFASKVLDLIENLIVKLMYDPSQPHHYLAGNFAPVLDETPPTNNLPVIGSLPECLNGEFVRVGPNPKFAPVAGYHWFDGDGMVHGMRIKDGKATYVSRYVRTSRLKQEEYFGGAKFMRIGDLKGLFGLLMVNMQILRAKLKVLDMSYGNGTGNTALIYHHGKLLALSEADKPYVLKVLEDGDLQTVGLLDYDKRLTHSFTAHPKVDPFTGEMFTFGYSHTPPYITYRVISKDGFMHDPIPITVADPIMMHDFAITENYAIFMDLPLYFRPKEMVKEKKLIFTFDPTKKARFGVLPRYAKDELLIRWFELPNCFIFHNANAWEEEDEIVLITCRLENLDLDMVNGPVKEKLENFKNELYEMRFNLKTGLASQKKLSESAVDFPRVNESYTGRKQRYVYGTLLDSIAKVTGVVKFDLHAAPELGKPKIEVGGNVQGLYDLGPGRFGSEAIFVPRVPGVTSEEDDGYLIFFVHDEKTGKSSIHVIDAKTMSSDPVAVVELPHRVPYGFHAFFVTEEQLQEQAKL, encoded by the exons ATGGCGGAGATTGAAGATGAGGAGAAGCAGCAGATCAAGAGCATTGGCATAGTGGTGcccaacccaaaacccaacaagGGATTTGCTTCAAAAGTCTTGGACTTGATAGAGAATCTGATTGTGAAGTTAATGTATGATCCTTCTCAGCCTCACCACTATCTTGCTGGCAACTTCGCTCCTGTTCTTGATGAAACTCCTCCCACCAACAACCTCCCTGTCATAGGCTCTCTTCCT GAGTGCTTGAATGGAGAGTTTGTCAGGGTGGGCCCCAACCCAAAGTTTGCCCCAGTTGCTGGATATCACTG GTTTGATGGAGACGG TATGGTTCATGGTATGCGCATCAAAGATGGAAAAGCAACGTACGTCTCCCGCTATGTTAGGACATCCCGTCTTAAGCAAGAAGAATATTTTGGAGGTGCTAAATTTATGAGG ATTGGAGACCTTAAGGGGCTTTTTGGCTTACTCATGGTTAACATGCAAATCCTGAGAGCAAAACTGAAAGTATTAGATATGTCTTATGGGAATGGGACAG GTAATACAGCTCTCATATATCACCATGGGAAGCTTCTAGCTCTTTCAGAGGCAGATAAGCCTT ATGTCCTCAAAGTTCTGGAAGATGGAGATCTGCAAACAGTTGGCTTACTGGATTATGACAAGAGACTGACACATTCCTTCACTGCTCATCCAAAGGTTGACCCATTCACTG GCGAGATGTTTACATTTGGCTATTCACATACTCCGCCATATATCACTTATAGAGTTATTTCCAAGGATGGTTTCATGCATGATCCTATACCCATAACAGTAGCAGACCCCATCATGATGCATGATTTTGCAATTACTGAGAACTATGCAATTTTCATGGATCTCCCCTTGTACTTCAGACCAAAG GAAATGGTGAAGGAAAAGAAGCTGATATTCACATTTGATCCAACAAAAAAAGCTCGCTTTGGTGTACTTCCACGGTATGCAAAGGATGAGTTGCTAATCAGATGGTTCGAGCTTCCAAATTGCTTCATTTTCCATAATG ctaaTGCttgggaggaggaggatgaaaTTGTTTTAATCACATGCCGCCTTGAGAATCTAGATTTAGACATGGTCAATGGGCCTGTCAAAGAAAAGcttgaaaatttcaaaaatgagCT GTACGAGATGAGGTTCAATTTAAAAACTGGTCTAGCATCCCAGAAGAAACTATCAGAATCAGCTGTGGATTTTCCCAGGGTGAATGAGAGCTACACTGGCAG GAAGCAGCGTTATGTGTATGGAACCTTACTGGACAGCATTGCAAAGGTGACAGGGGTAGTGAAATTTGATCTGCATGCTGCACCAGAGCttggaaaaccaaaaattgagGTTGGAGGAAACGTCCAGGGCCTCTATGACCTGGGACCTGGCAGATTTGGTTCTGAGGCTATTTTTGTCCCTCGTGTTCCTGGAGTTACCtctgaagaagatgatggctaCTTAATATTCTTTGTACATGACGAGAAAACtgg AAAATCATCAATCCATGTAATTGATGCGAAGACAATGTCATCTGACCCGGTTGCAGTTGTTGAATTGCCACACAGAGTTCCATATGGTTTCCATGCCTTCTTCGTCACAGAG GAGCAATTGCAAGAACAAGCAAAGCTCTAA